In one window of Aerosakkonema funiforme FACHB-1375 DNA:
- a CDS encoding S8 family peptidase: MSEQLNQFPHLPLRLTNQGTAALPPGGGGKISATTLANRANAGGHGSKLNSSISSIVSSWEEEREKRKKEGKPELPDSISFILQVDPNLFDADALKSFGIEVVADLEEGYIIGASADIGLSELRKKIQQFIESQWGGGKVPEIWEILEGTRRPEYILSPSLQSQWDKISDHQEYIVDVGISCINIKEQYSRCPKRESFKNDAEFQKRINNWLDKHNLTYEEWDDLYSEREAKFIKFIQEPLYRGEILRSVQSDEVGISRLPDSFSCRIRILGKGLKDLVLNFPYIFDVSEADEFIAPSVTPNSSESDQEQFQLEAPEPNAPKVCIIDSGIQEIHPKLRVAIDCNLSTSWVPGETNMTADYCRGGGHGTRVAGAVLYPRGIPQTGRQQAVCWLQNARILDARNELPKRLFPPDVLEEIVNIYYCQTRTRIYNHSIAGISPCRTQSMTSWAAAIDKLSWENDVLFIVAAGNIEARANYVTRPSISAHIQAGRKYPQYLLQPSARVANPAQSFQALTVGSVAHKTYNNPPLRSIAEENHPSSFSCSGPGIWDTIKPEVVEYGGDYAIDSPTSLNFTTPESVCPELIRSTRDGGKAVSADAVGTSFAAPKVTHIAAALAAAFPQESTLLYRALVVQSARLPEWTNNLDAKELYYAIRTMGYGIPDINRALGNSPNRITLTTRGLERIKARQAKVYQVKVPENFLPQGEGFDILIEITLSYVAEPRRTRRNHRKYLSTWLDWTCSKCGEDPDRFLDRVLSEYDAPEEAEKGDKLFRWTLGKRQFKPTNGQTSPKGIDGIVKELSRSKGTIQKDWATVKSYELREGFCISVVGHAGWNQDTNAEVPFALVVSFEAVNSSIDVYTSFVEAEAKVRTEVKQQQKIQIQQSV; the protein is encoded by the coding sequence ATGTCTGAGCAATTGAATCAATTTCCTCATTTACCCCTACGTTTAACCAATCAAGGAACTGCTGCTCTACCTCCAGGAGGTGGGGGTAAAATCTCTGCAACTACTCTGGCTAATCGAGCCAATGCAGGTGGACATGGTAGCAAGCTAAATTCTTCTATATCATCTATTGTCTCAAGTTGGGAGGAGGAACGCGAAAAGCGCAAGAAAGAAGGTAAACCTGAGCTTCCAGATTCAATTTCATTCATTTTGCAAGTAGATCCTAATTTATTTGACGCAGATGCGCTGAAAAGTTTTGGGATTGAGGTTGTTGCCGATCTAGAGGAAGGTTACATTATTGGAGCATCGGCAGATATAGGACTTTCGGAGCTCAGAAAAAAGATTCAGCAATTCATTGAGTCCCAGTGGGGTGGTGGCAAAGTTCCAGAAATATGGGAAATTCTGGAAGGGACTAGGCGACCGGAGTATATCCTTTCACCTAGTCTTCAATCCCAGTGGGATAAAATTTCAGATCATCAAGAATACATTGTCGATGTAGGCATTTCTTGTATCAATATTAAAGAACAATATTCTAGGTGTCCTAAGCGGGAAAGCTTTAAAAACGATGCAGAGTTTCAGAAAAGAATTAATAACTGGCTGGATAAACATAACCTCACATACGAAGAGTGGGATGATCTGTATTCAGAGCGAGAAGCCAAATTTATTAAATTTATTCAAGAGCCGCTATATCGGGGAGAAATTTTGCGGTCGGTTCAAAGTGACGAAGTTGGTATTTCACGTTTACCCGATAGCTTTTCTTGTCGAATTCGCATACTTGGTAAAGGTTTAAAGGATCTTGTTCTCAACTTTCCATATATTTTTGATGTCAGCGAAGCCGATGAATTTATTGCTCCATCCGTTACACCAAATAGCTCTGAATCCGATCAAGAACAGTTTCAATTAGAAGCACCTGAGCCAAATGCACCCAAAGTTTGTATCATCGACAGCGGTATTCAAGAAATTCACCCTAAACTGAGAGTTGCGATTGACTGTAATCTCTCCACATCTTGGGTGCCTGGTGAAACGAATATGACTGCTGATTATTGTAGAGGTGGTGGGCATGGTACTAGAGTTGCAGGAGCAGTTCTATACCCACGAGGCATTCCTCAAACAGGTCGTCAGCAGGCAGTGTGTTGGCTTCAAAATGCCAGAATTCTCGATGCGCGAAACGAACTACCTAAACGGCTTTTTCCGCCTGACGTTTTAGAAGAAATTGTAAATATTTATTACTGCCAAACTAGAACGCGAATTTATAACCACTCAATAGCTGGAATTTCACCATGTCGCACCCAATCAATGACTTCTTGGGCAGCAGCTATTGATAAACTAAGTTGGGAAAACGATGTTCTTTTCATTGTGGCTGCTGGTAATATTGAGGCTCGCGCAAACTATGTCACACGCCCTTCAATTTCTGCTCATATACAAGCTGGTCGTAAGTATCCACAATATCTGCTGCAACCCTCTGCACGGGTCGCTAATCCAGCACAAAGTTTTCAAGCACTAACTGTTGGTTCTGTTGCTCATAAAACTTACAATAATCCACCTCTAAGGTCGATAGCAGAAGAGAATCATCCTTCTTCTTTCTCCTGTTCTGGCCCTGGCATCTGGGATACTATCAAACCAGAAGTAGTTGAATATGGTGGCGACTACGCGATTGACTCGCCAACTTCACTAAATTTCACGACACCAGAGTCAGTTTGCCCAGAATTGATTCGTTCAACCCGTGACGGTGGTAAAGCTGTTAGTGCAGATGCTGTAGGAACATCATTTGCTGCTCCTAAAGTCACACATATTGCTGCTGCATTAGCAGCAGCATTTCCACAAGAAAGCACCCTCCTTTACCGCGCACTCGTTGTTCAATCAGCGCGTTTACCAGAGTGGACAAATAATTTGGATGCTAAAGAACTTTATTATGCAATTAGGACTATGGGTTATGGTATTCCAGACATCAATCGCGCTCTCGGCAATTCCCCTAACCGTATAACGTTGACAACTAGAGGATTAGAACGCATTAAAGCTAGACAAGCTAAGGTTTACCAAGTAAAAGTTCCAGAAAATTTCTTACCTCAAGGGGAAGGGTTTGACATTCTGATTGAAATCACTCTTTCTTATGTCGCTGAACCTCGTCGTACTCGACGTAATCACAGGAAATATTTATCAACTTGGTTAGATTGGACTTGTAGCAAATGCGGAGAAGATCCCGATCGTTTCCTCGATAGAGTTCTCAGCGAGTATGATGCGCCAGAAGAGGCTGAAAAAGGTGACAAACTATTCCGATGGACGCTAGGGAAAAGGCAGTTTAAACCGACCAACGGACAAACAAGCCCAAAAGGAATTGATGGCATAGTAAAGGAACTGTCCCGAAGTAAAGGAACTATTCAAAAAGATTGGGCGACTGTAAAATCCTATGAGCTACGGGAAGGCTTTTGTATTTCTGTAGTTGGACACGCAGGCTGGAACCAAGATACTAATGCTGAAGTACCTTTTGCGCTGGTTGTTAGCTTTGAAGCTGTCAATTCAAGTATCGACGTATATACCTCGTTTGTTGAAGCAGAGGCTAAAGTACGTACCGAAGTTAAACAACAGCAGAAAATACAGATTCAGCAATCAGTCTAA
- a CDS encoding ATP-binding protein — MKGELLKRLFRAIASEDKTAIQSMLSVVVEEERKKGHTLLAEQLENITHKSSRKLPRTPPEMSALSPDTSGNVISSAPYSGTRSKTPDTHSLTLLSSKQRFNHPFIVTIPRERLRHHMILSDVVEERFRRIEREYAARDRLAHHGLRYRQKILLYGTPGCGKTMGAERLAWNTGLSLVKVRFDAMVSSFLGETATNLREVFETASQTPCLIFIDECDAIAKSREDVQEVGEIKRVVNTFLQLLDEYEASNGLLVAATNLTKFLDEAVWRRFDDVIEVPKPTSVEIEAILKQTLSSVEVGVINWETIVQKLDKLSAAQIVRVAQDAAKRAILDREELVIQDHLEASIRDVLASHV, encoded by the coding sequence ATGAAAGGAGAGTTGCTCAAACGGCTATTTAGAGCGATCGCTAGTGAAGATAAAACGGCGATCCAAAGTATGCTATCTGTAGTCGTCGAGGAAGAACGTAAAAAAGGGCATACCCTCCTGGCTGAACAACTCGAAAATATTACCCACAAAAGCAGTCGTAAATTGCCCCGCACTCCTCCAGAGATGTCAGCACTTTCACCTGATACCTCTGGAAATGTAATTTCTTCTGCACCTTATAGTGGCACTCGTTCAAAGACACCTGATACTCACTCCCTAACCTTGCTGTCGAGCAAGCAACGTTTTAACCATCCCTTCATTGTTACTATTCCTAGAGAGCGTTTACGACACCACATGATTCTTTCAGATGTTGTGGAAGAGCGTTTTCGCCGGATCGAAAGAGAATATGCCGCTCGCGATCGATTAGCTCATCACGGTTTACGCTACCGCCAAAAAATCCTACTCTACGGTACTCCTGGGTGCGGTAAAACGATGGGGGCTGAACGTTTAGCTTGGAATACAGGGCTTAGTCTTGTCAAAGTACGCTTTGATGCAATGGTTTCTTCCTTTTTAGGGGAAACAGCAACCAATTTGCGCGAAGTCTTTGAAACAGCCTCTCAAACTCCGTGTTTAATATTTATTGATGAATGTGATGCGATCGCTAAATCACGGGAAGACGTTCAGGAAGTTGGCGAAATTAAGCGTGTTGTTAATACTTTTTTACAACTACTTGATGAATACGAAGCCTCAAATGGATTACTTGTTGCAGCCACAAATCTGACTAAATTTCTGGATGAAGCCGTTTGGCGACGATTTGATGATGTCATCGAAGTGCCAAAGCCTACATCCGTAGAAATAGAAGCTATATTAAAACAGACACTTTCCTCAGTTGAGGTTGGCGTAATTAACTGGGAAACGATTGTGCAAAAACTGGATAAACTTTCAGCTGCACAGATTGTTCGAGTTGCTCAAGATGCTGCCAAACGCGCCATCCTCGATCGAGAAGAACTTGTCATCCAAGACCACTTAGAGGCATCTATTCGAGACGTTTTAGCTTCCCATGTCTGA